Proteins encoded in a region of the Planctomycetia bacterium genome:
- a CDS encoding gluconolactonase, whose protein sequence is MKLRSIVVLLLGGILAAHASAEADDTPAAPAGELLRCTFAASNVYPGTTRDYTVYVPAQYDGRTPACVHVHQDGMQYGGPTVFDRLIHQGRMPVTIGVFVNPGRVPAARDGAVDRVNRSYEYDTLTGDYARFLLDELLPDVERQKATDGRPLRLSKSGNDRAIAGHSSGGICSFTAAWERPDGFSRVFSSIGSFTGLRGGHAYATLVRKTEPKPVRVFLQEGRNDLSNYAGDWWLANEMLERSLTFAGYEVRHAWGDGGHDAKQAIEVFPDAVAWLWEGWPKPVGRGAGSPQLREILHPDEPWRLVGEGYRFTEGPAVNRTGDVFFNDVGAGRTYRITPDRKAEVWLEDSRRGDGQAFAPDGRLVAASAADEALLAWGDDRRSATIVQGWRGNDLVVSVTGDIYVTEPGWDGTKPSRIHHVSPAGVDTVVDTGLRFANGLCLSPDQTTLFVADSRSRWVWSYTLRGDGGLTNKQRFIQLHVPDNADDSGADGMRCDRDGRLWVATRMGIQVCDQQGRVTCIIPTPNGRVSNLCFGGAEFDTLIATCGDKVYARRVLARGAPSFLPPVTPHTPR, encoded by the coding sequence ATGAAGCTTCGCTCGATCGTCGTCCTGCTGCTCGGCGGCATCCTCGCCGCCCATGCTTCGGCGGAGGCCGACGACACACCCGCGGCGCCGGCGGGTGAACTGCTCCGCTGCACGTTCGCCGCGAGCAACGTCTATCCGGGCACGACCCGCGACTACACCGTGTACGTTCCCGCGCAATACGACGGCCGCACGCCCGCCTGCGTCCACGTCCACCAGGACGGCATGCAGTATGGCGGTCCGACAGTCTTCGATCGCCTGATCCACCAGGGCCGGATGCCGGTCACGATCGGCGTGTTCGTGAATCCCGGCCGCGTCCCCGCCGCGCGGGACGGAGCCGTCGACCGGGTCAACCGAAGCTACGAATACGACACGCTGACGGGTGACTACGCCCGGTTCCTCCTCGACGAACTGCTGCCCGACGTGGAGCGGCAAAAGGCGACGGATGGCCGTCCCCTGCGGCTTTCCAAGAGCGGCAACGATCGGGCCATCGCCGGCCATTCGAGCGGCGGCATCTGCAGTTTCACCGCCGCCTGGGAACGCCCCGATGGATTCAGCCGCGTGTTCAGCAGCATCGGCAGCTTCACCGGACTGCGCGGCGGCCATGCCTATGCCACGCTCGTCCGCAAGACGGAACCAAAACCGGTCCGTGTCTTCCTTCAGGAGGGACGCAACGACCTCTCGAACTACGCGGGCGACTGGTGGCTGGCGAACGAGATGCTGGAGCGGTCGCTCACATTCGCCGGCTACGAGGTGCGGCATGCGTGGGGTGATGGCGGGCACGATGCGAAGCAGGCGATTGAAGTGTTTCCGGATGCCGTGGCCTGGCTCTGGGAAGGCTGGCCGAAGCCCGTTGGCCGCGGTGCCGGCAGCCCGCAACTTCGGGAGATCCTCCACCCCGACGAACCGTGGCGACTGGTCGGCGAAGGCTACCGGTTCACCGAGGGGCCCGCGGTCAACCGGACCGGAGACGTGTTCTTCAACGACGTCGGCGCCGGCCGGACCTACAGGATCACGCCCGACCGCAAGGCGGAGGTCTGGCTCGAGGATTCCCGCCGTGGCGACGGCCAGGCATTCGCCCCGGACGGCCGCCTCGTCGCCGCCAGCGCCGCCGACGAGGCGCTGCTGGCCTGGGGCGACGACCGACGGTCCGCCACGATTGTCCAGGGCTGGCGCGGCAACGATCTCGTGGTCTCGGTCACGGGCGACATCTACGTGACCGAGCCGGGCTGGGACGGCACGAAGCCGAGCCGGATCCATCACGTCAGCCCCGCCGGCGTCGATACGGTGGTGGACACCGGGCTGCGGTTCGCCAATGGACTGTGCCTGTCTCCCGACCAGACGACGCTGTTCGTCGCCGACAGCCGATCGCGCTGGGTGTGGAGCTACACCCTGCGCGGCGACGGCGGGCTGACGAACAAACAGCGATTCATCCAGTTGCACGTCCCCGATAACGCCGATGACAGCGGCGCCGACGGCATGCGGTGCGATCGCGACGGCAGGCTCTGGGTGGCGACGCGGATGGGGATCCAGGTCTGCGACCAGCAGGGCCGCGTCACGTGCATCATCCCCACACCCAACGGCCGCGTGTCGAACCTCTGCTTCGGCGGCGCGGAGTTCGACACGCTCATCGCGACCTGCGGCGACAAGGTGTATGCCCGTCGGGTGCTGGCCAGGGGAGCACCGAGCTTCCTGCCGCCGGTCACGCCGCACACGCCACGCTGA
- a CDS encoding membrane protein: MPGHVPPDRIVCYDAFMAGSLLLLLDDVASVLDDVATMTKAAAAKTAGVVGDDLALNARQIAGVRADRELPVVAAVALGSARNKLLLVPAAIGISMFAPWAIAPLLVCGGVYLCFEGMEKILHALHRHDHRGADGGAACPTDERARIGGAIRTDFILSAEIIVIALGVVADRSLIVQLGVLTAIAVGMTVGVYGLVAAIIKLDDIAAVLARGQGLRRACGQILLAGAPLLMRTLSIAGTVAMFLVGGGIVTHALPVLHQLVEGLAPHGSAAFAASWWRLIVALLLDLLVGIAVGLLAVAAVALWSRGVAAWRRRSGAAHRW; encoded by the coding sequence TTGCCGGGGCATGTCCCGCCTGACCGCATCGTCTGCTACGATGCCTTCATGGCCGGAAGTCTTCTGCTCCTCCTCGACGACGTCGCGTCAGTACTCGACGACGTCGCCACGATGACGAAGGCGGCGGCAGCCAAGACTGCCGGCGTCGTGGGAGACGATCTGGCGCTCAACGCCCGGCAGATCGCCGGGGTGCGGGCAGACCGGGAATTGCCCGTCGTGGCCGCCGTAGCCCTTGGTTCGGCACGCAACAAACTGCTGCTCGTGCCCGCCGCGATCGGCATCAGCATGTTCGCCCCGTGGGCGATCGCGCCGCTTCTCGTCTGCGGAGGGGTGTATCTCTGCTTCGAGGGCATGGAGAAGATTCTTCACGCGCTCCACCGGCACGATCATCGCGGAGCGGATGGGGGAGCGGCGTGTCCCACGGATGAACGAGCCCGGATTGGCGGTGCCATCAGAACGGACTTCATCCTCTCGGCGGAGATCATCGTCATCGCGCTCGGTGTGGTTGCCGACCGGTCGCTCATCGTGCAGTTGGGCGTCCTGACGGCGATCGCGGTCGGCATGACCGTGGGTGTGTACGGTCTCGTGGCGGCGATCATCAAGTTGGATGACATCGCCGCGGTTCTCGCCCGCGGCCAGGGCTTGCGTCGGGCCTGTGGGCAGATCCTGCTCGCAGGGGCGCCGCTGCTGATGCGGACACTGTCGATTGCGGGAACGGTGGCGATGTTCCTCGTCGGGGGTGGGATCGTGACTCACGCCCTGCCCGTGCTTCACCAGCTCGTGGAGGGTCTCGCACCGCATGGCTCAGCGGCCTTCGCCGCATCCTGGTGGCGGCTGATCGTTGCCCTGCTTCTCGACCTGTTGGTCGGGATAGCCGTGGGCCTGCTCGCCGTGGCGGCGGTGGCCCTGTGGAGTCGTGGCGTCGCGGCATGGCGCCGGCGGTCAGGAGCGGCGCATCGTTGGTGA